The Thermosynechococcus sp. CL-1 genomic interval ACGGTTGTCTTAAAGCCTGCTAGAGCAAGTGCCTGTTCCAGCCACGCACACCCCGCAGCAATTGGATCAGCGGTCATGCCTCCCCTCAACTTGATGGATGACGCTTGGCTTTAGTGGCCTTGGCACTTTTAGCCCCCTTGCCCTCAAAGGGAAGAGCCGCCCGATTTTTAATGGCTTCAGCCCGCTCCTGCTCCTCCACGAGTTTCTGCAGGTTCTCTGGCAGCGGCTCCTGTTGAAGAATAAAGGTCTGCACCGTCTGGAAGATGTTGGCGATTAGCATATAGAGCAGCACCCCTGCCGGCAATGGGAAAAAGAGAAACATCCCAGAGAAGATGATCGGTGTCAATTGATTCACGGTTTGCTGCTGCGGGTTATTGCTGCTGCCTTGGCCAGAGAGCAACTGGTTGACGTAGAGACTGACGCCAAAGCCAAGGATCATGATCAGGATATCCCAGTGGATCGCGCCCCAATTAAACTGGCGTGTGCCATCGGGCAGCGTGATGAAGAGTTCCCCTTGATCAATGGCACCCACATGGCCAAGGGCAGAGATAAAGAGGAAACCTTTATCCGCCGCAATCCCCGGAATCGTTCCCTGAACCGTTACATCACCGGCTTGCAGGGCTTGCAGATGCCCCTCACTGTCAATGGTTGCCCGCTCTTGACCGCGAATAATTTGCCACTTGGGTTGCAGGTGACTATTGGGATAGGCGGCGGCCAGTTCACTAAAGGGTTTCCCCTCCTTGGTTTGGAATTGGAGATCCACCGTTTGACCCACTGGAATCTTGGTACCGCTGGGAACCACCGCCTGAATGGGGAAGTGGATGCCCTCATCAACGTAGATATTTTGCGGCTTAGTGGCAAAGGGCTGGGCTAAGACAGTTTGATCAGGAGGAACAATTTGCAGGTTGAGCTGGTAATTCACATCAGCAAAGGGTGATCCGCGGAGCGTGGCAAAGAGAGCAAAGAGAATCGGTAACTGCAATAGCAGAGGAAAACACCCCGCCAAGGGATTACCAAACTCCCTATAGACCTCTGCCATTGCCTTTTGCTGTTCGGCAGGATTATCCTTGTATTTCTGTTGGATTTCCTGCATCCGTTTTTGCATGATCGGCTGCACCACTTTCATGCGCCGCATATTGCGAATGGATCCCGCACTGAGGGGATAGACGGCAAAGCGCACCACCAGTGTCAGCGCCACAATCGCAAGGCCATAGCTGGGCACAATCCCATAGAAAAAGTCAAGGATTGGCAGCATGACATTGTTGGAGAGGAAACCGATACCAAAATCCATGGAATCCTGCAATTAGGGGTGAACAGTTAACAGAACTATCTTAGGTCTTAAGAACCAATCGCGCCACTGACACTTTTGGCAGCGGGACTCAATTTGGCAGAAATATAGTCATAAATTTCACGGAAGCGGGGGACAGCGCGCATTTCTAAGCGGCTACCATCTTTGAGAGTGACGACCATATCACCGTAGGCGCCCCAGCCGCGAGGAACGGTGACGACTTTGGTGATTTCGCTATAAATGACATCGGAGCGATCGCGCCCCATCCAGCCGCCAATCACCGTAATCCGCCGATTTGTAATGCGGTAGCGCAGCCAAAGGGCACGGACAATGGCACCAACGGTAAGGGGCAGACAAATCACCGTTAGCCCCAAC includes:
- a CDS encoding PH domain-containing protein encodes the protein MPGISEDVFYEGGPHWGDLVINLLLGLTVICLPLTVGAIVRALWLRYRITNRRITVIGGWMGRDRSDVIYSEITKVVTVPRGWGAYGDMVVTLKDGSRLEMRAVPRFREIYDYISAKLSPAAKSVSGAIGS
- the yidC gene encoding membrane protein insertase YidC, coding for MDFGIGFLSNNVMLPILDFFYGIVPSYGLAIVALTLVVRFAVYPLSAGSIRNMRRMKVVQPIMQKRMQEIQQKYKDNPAEQQKAMAEVYREFGNPLAGCFPLLLQLPILFALFATLRGSPFADVNYQLNLQIVPPDQTVLAQPFATKPQNIYVDEGIHFPIQAVVPSGTKIPVGQTVDLQFQTKEGKPFSELAAAYPNSHLQPKWQIIRGQERATIDSEGHLQALQAGDVTVQGTIPGIAADKGFLFISALGHVGAIDQGELFITLPDGTRQFNWGAIHWDILIMILGFGVSLYVNQLLSGQGSSNNPQQQTVNQLTPIIFSGMFLFFPLPAGVLLYMLIANIFQTVQTFILQQEPLPENLQKLVEEQERAEAIKNRAALPFEGKGAKSAKATKAKRHPSS